The following proteins are encoded in a genomic region of Burkholderia gladioli:
- a CDS encoding XAC2610-related protein → MRIPESRHALAPALSMLLAGCLLGAAVPASAAKPLLTVRVDASTTATVTRADGNHVLVRLSPDNTTQKLEVGVSDEDGNTQYGSGDYNFDGHQDLAFSATLGMVNERYQVYLFDAASRRFVPLGLAPGSDKLGNCGDLTNLDAKPAEHTLYSSCRSGPIWYTDAYRYRADGVLYLYQASRELPQEVQDLVDGKPDDGPASLLVSHDASGKVIGRTPQAYGGGEASITVAVPKLALHDGPHEGPTRRYVVAGNKLALVGANDAMTWLQVRFSNPRAGAIVGWIKVSEASAPAQAAAASGTTQP, encoded by the coding sequence ATGCGCATCCCCGAATCGCGACACGCCCTGGCTCCCGCCCTGTCGATGCTGCTGGCCGGCTGCCTTCTCGGCGCGGCCGTGCCGGCCTCGGCCGCCAAGCCGCTGCTGACGGTCAGGGTCGACGCGAGCACCACCGCCACCGTCACGCGCGCCGACGGCAATCACGTGCTGGTGCGCCTGTCGCCCGACAACACCACGCAGAAGCTGGAGGTCGGCGTCAGCGACGAGGATGGCAACACGCAATACGGCTCGGGCGACTACAACTTCGACGGCCACCAGGACCTGGCCTTCTCGGCCACGCTGGGGATGGTCAACGAGCGCTACCAGGTCTACCTGTTCGATGCAGCCAGCCGCCGTTTCGTGCCGCTCGGGCTCGCGCCCGGCAGCGACAAGCTCGGCAACTGCGGCGATCTCACCAACCTCGACGCGAAGCCGGCCGAGCACACGCTGTACAGCTCCTGCCGCAGCGGGCCGATCTGGTACACCGATGCCTATCGCTACCGCGCCGACGGCGTGCTCTATCTGTACCAGGCGAGCCGCGAGCTGCCGCAGGAGGTGCAGGACCTGGTGGACGGCAAGCCCGACGACGGCCCCGCCTCGCTGCTGGTGAGCCATGACGCGAGCGGCAAGGTGATCGGCCGCACGCCGCAGGCCTATGGCGGCGGCGAGGCGAGCATCACGGTGGCGGTGCCGAAGCTGGCGCTGCACGACGGCCCGCACGAGGGGCCGACGCGCCGCTACGTGGTGGCGGGCAACAAGCTCGCGCTGGTGGGCGCGAACGACGCGATGACCTGGCTGCAGGTGCGTTTCAGCAATCCGCGCGCGGGCGCGATCGTCGGCTGGATCAAGGTGAGCGAGGCAAGCGCGCCGGCCCAGGCCGCTGCCGCCAGCGGCACGACGCAGCCCTGA